The segment TGTTCATGCACTACTTGGAAGAACAGCCGGAATGTCATTTTGCATTTCCCCTGTGTCGTAACTACCCCTGGTGATATAGCTCATTGCCGTGTCAGACTCTTTTTGAAAAAGGGTTGTCAACACCCTTAAAAATCgaacaaaaaaattaacttttttaaaaaataaaagtatttataTTTACATTACATCAATATGTACAATTATACAATATGTGTTAAGGAAGGGCAGTCACAAATGTTCTTCCAGTAATGGGGAATCTTCATGGAAAGTTTATTGGATCTTTAGTAATAAAGTTCCTTATCTATCCaacctgcaaaaataaaacattaagaaTAAATAATTGGTCATACAATCATATCTTCATCTACCGTCTTCAATGATCATGAATATTGTTTTTACATCTTCAGCTTTCTACTGTGAGGCCCTTAAAGCTGAAATAGTCATCATTAGGAGGTCAAGACCATGTCCGATCTAATTCAGTAAGATGATATAGAAATGGATGACCCATCATATTTTAAAGTGTATCTTGTGTAATATCTGGTTTTCCTGATGATATTTGAGGGAATAAACCCTATCCCGTAACTAATACTTACAATGCTCAGGCCACCCAAGACTTCTTGTTAGTGAGCAAGATGGATATCAGACATGACGACCTTGGCCATTGATGGGTCGATATGACATTACAGCAGTTCAGTAGGTACTAGACCATCCATATCTGTCATATGTCTATTGGCCATCACGACCATTATAGGTAGAAGCCTACAATGTACTCTGTAGGTCTATGGACACCCATAAATATGCAGTGGTCAATAATGATATGGCTGAATTCTCCATATTTTCGATACTTACCGCCGGGAAATTTTCTCATGAGAAGTTTTCGGATTTCATCATAAAATAAGATGAGGAATGTGTACTGGATTGCAACAAACCAGTATTGGACTCTGTGGGAAATATTGAAATAGGTCAAACATTCAATTCAAATCAAGTAAATGATGGATTAAAAAGTGAAATATTGTGAACACCCAAACTATATTAATGTATTACTATACAAAGTACCTACATGATGGTGACTTTATATAATAACTTGGGGTAGATGGCTACTGTAATGTCCATATCACAACCAAAAACTGCTCCTAATCCTAACATTGCGTCTCATCATCAGGGCAGGGGCAATCTAAAAAACGACTGGTGAGCGACCAACCTCTGCTGCACCATCACATGATAACTGGGTAGCACCAGTAGTTGATGTATGTATGGACTATGAACCCCTATCTATGTCATGTAGCCACTACCACACTGACGTCATATTTAACAATTGTACTGTTGGTGCCTATTATCTTTCAACTGGATCTCTGGTCTTACTATATTTGATATTGGATATGAACGGCCATTTCTGACGGACCACAAGAAGGAGCTGCAGAACTGGATAGGGTATGAGTACTATCGATGCTTGCATTATGGTATCTACCACTTCTATAGCCGATACTTACCGAAGGGGCATAAAGTGCAAGGCTACATTCAACCCAGGGACGTAACAGAGGATTAGCGCAATGGCTACTTGTGAGAGTACGCCCAAGAAGATGACTTTGTTCCTGTGGGAATAAAAATAAGTGTAAAACAAGGAAATACCATATTGTCCTATTGTTTTTTTGTACCCCCCTCTAGCCTCTGTAACAGGAATAACACCACTGTTTTGCTGTTTCTCTCCATGCAAGTTGCCCTAGAGTTTACCCCATATTATTTAGCTGCGTACACGCCTGGCTAAACATATTGCACATAAGATAATACCTTACTGGCAGAAAGTGGCGCTTTATACACAACCACAATTTGACTATCACCTACCTGAAGAAGTGCCTAGTCAGTAGGGTGTTCCTTCTTGTTTTTCGGATCAGTGTGTTCATCATCTGGCAGACCACAATACTGATAAAGAAGGCTGAATAGCAGTACCACTCCTGGTTAAGACGCTGTGTAAAGGTCTGAAAAATAGAGACGAGATCATACGGGTTACTTTTACAGGTTACTAGGATGGCACTGATGAATATGTAAAATAGCGAGATATTGCTGACTGTGCGGGGCCGGGAGCAATGTCTAGTGTCCTAAAAATGTGAAGCACTAACTGTCAATAGCAAGGCCTAACTTATGTCACTATGAGACATCAAATGTAGAGAAATTGGACCACCAAGTGTGGAGATGGATACAAAGCGTTTCTCATTAAAAGGAAAGGGTGGTATTCACTGCCCAATGGCCTATCGTATTAAAGGTAAATAATAATGTAGGCAGAGATGTAGCCAGGCTATCCTTTACCCGGGGCTTGCTGCCCCAGCCCTGTATCTGAGTACCATTGGCAATACAAAATGTCCCGTTGGAGCCCCTTGGCACCCAACACCCAGTTAGCCCCTccgctagttatgcccctgctatACAGGTTATATTGCAGCTGATGCtacaggttggagaccattgAGTTATAGTAATTAACTAATACTTCATCGGTTGTCAATAAATATCAAACCATAATGAGTCCTATGTCTGCTCGTTCTACGTGCTTACCCATTCctgcccataactgtcctccagctCATTGATGTTTTTGTCTTCCCAGTTGACTCGAAGTCCAATTGTTCTAGCTGGAAGGAATCCTTGTTCAGCCATCACAGTGAAATAGTTCACAAATCCAGCAAAGGATTCCATTGCAGCTGTGGGACAAGTAATACATATTAGTCTACTGGTTTGGGATCATTTTGTTTTGCAGGCGTTTGActcgaaaaaaaggaaaaagaataGTAAAGGAAGGAAATTCTTACCTATGTGGAAGTAGGAATACGACAGCAACTGCATGTTCACCAGACGGTCTTTGTATGGGTTACGTGGCTTTCGGGTCATGATATCATTTTCTGCTTTCTCGTATGCTAAAGCAATGGAAGGGATCTGAGGGAATCAGAGAAAATTGATGACGTTAGGAGGGACAATATATAGAGGAGGAAGTCGATTTACCAAAATATGCTTGTCGATTGTAGCAGCTCCATTCATAAAATTGTTGACCTTTTTCTACACCAAGAGCAAATCATGTAGCCTTAGGTTAAGAAGATGACAGAACAAACTCTTACAATGAGGTCATCTCAACTGAGACTCATGCCCAATGTGTATTAGCAGGGGTGGAAATAGGCAGCAGAGGGCAAGAACAGTATGTGGACCCCTTGTTTTCAGTTTAGAGCACCCCCTTAGGGTCTCTCTAATAATCTACCAATAAGTGTAATGATATTCATTAGCTTAGCCCAGGACTTGGATAAGCTCTGTTGGTGCCCaagataggggtttcaaaatgTGCTCTCTTTCCTCGGTACCTGAAGTTCAGTATTAACCTTGTTGCACATCTCCCCATCAATCCCAAATATTCTTATTTATATATTGAAACACTGATTAGTAAAAAAATGTAGAGGCCGAAcatgtctttaaaaaaataaagaaatccatAAGTTGTGTTCAAGGCAACCGCCTTCTCCGCATACCCCTCATGCCAtgcttacatgcaatctaataggcaGTTCATCGACAGTTGGGTTATCAGGGTATGAAATGCAGATGTATATTCTAAAATGTCAACTCACAATGTCAGTTCCCAGCTCTATGAAAAGGATGGTGATAGTTCCTATGGGTAAGGGGCAGCTGATAATCACATAGACAATGAAAGGAATCATCTCTGGAATATTCTTGGTCACTGTGTATGAAATGGACTTCTTCAGGTTGTCAAAGATCAATCGTCCTGCAGGAGAATGACATTAATAAGCTTTTGGGAAAATGGCACACCTCAAAATGGTGAGAAATATATTCTGAATTTTCCTATATGTATCCCAGGAGATTAGTTGTTTTTCCCTCTTCCTTTTCACAAACCTATATCTGTCTGTAAGGCAACTGTCTGCAGTACGAAGCTAAGCATGCTCAGCCCCATCCCTTACCAAAAGCCCCACCCCTTGTCATCCAATCTGGGTTTATTGTTAGGTACAAGAATGATAAATTGTATTTTGGAGATGGTAGTAATTagttaccattttttttaaagttctgaTCACAAAAAACAGGGGAtatttttgaagcttttttgGGCAGTTGAGAAGTTTTATACCTAGAACGACCATCTTACCTTCTTCCACACCCGTCACAATAGAAGCAAAGTTATCATCCAGCAGAATCATATCCGCAGCGTGTTTGGCAGCATCAGAGCCAGCAATTCCCATCGCAACACCAATATCAGCTTTCTTCAATGCAGGAGAGTCATTCACACCATCCCCAGTCACAGCCACAATGGCACCCTGAAAGTTATAGATGTCATTTATTCTTAGTACATCCACCATAGACGCAATCTCGAGTTTATTTTTTCTAGTATTTAAGATTATATAACATACCAGTCTCTGACAGCCTTCGACAATGAGAAGTTTTTGCTGTGGTGAGGTCCGGGCAAATACAATTTCAGTGTGATTTTTCAAAATGTCATCCAGTTCATCAGAGTTCATGTCAATGATTTCACTTCCATTCACTACAATGGCGTGGGCATCCCTGAAAATTGAAATTCACAGTCAATTCAATGTAAGATGGTGATAGGTGGTTGAGAAAGTGATAAGTAATGTCATTTACTGACCTTGGATTAACTCTTTCAACCGGGATTTCAAGTCTTTGGGCCATATCTTCTACAGTCTCGCTAGAACTTGAGATAATGCCGACACTTTTTGCGATGGCTTTCGCAGTGATTGGATGGTCCCCAGTGACCATAATAATCTACCATAATTATTACAGattattatataatttttactGATTATTAAATCTGTTATGATCATGATCAATATTTGGAGATACTAACCTTAATGCCTGAACTACGACACTTCATGACTGCATCGGGAACACTGGAACGAGGTGGGTCAATCATGGAGATCAGGCCAACAAAGCATAATTTATCTAGTGGGAAATTTCCACTTTCTGGATCAAATGGGTAACCAGGTCCATAATCAGAAGCAGGGAGCATCAGTTGACAGAAACCTGTAGAAGAAATAGAACATAGAAATAGCTATCAAGACCTTGAAGATACTAAAAGCAGAATCCAAAAGGACCTTTCAGTCTAGATTGTatagaaagtcaatgaaaaattgcATATACTCACCAAGGACTCTTTCTCCCAGACTCCCCAGGGCCATATAGGCTATCTGAAAGTCCTCTTTCATTTCACTATCCAGTGGCAATTCCTCTCCTCCTATCATGATGGTGCTACATCTATCCAAGATGCGTTCCGGGGCACCTTTCATCACAAGCAAGTAACCTTTCTCAACAGGATCTTCTGGGATATGAATAGAGACCTAAGTAGTAAGGAAAAATACATCAACTCTGAGAAAATAAAGAATTACGAATAATCATTAATGCTATAGAGAGTTTGGGTATTGAAGCATAACCGGGGTCCATTAATTACCTGGTACTTGTTGCTGGAATTAAATGGGATTTCCAATACTTTCTCATTCCTTTTTCTAATATCCATGACATttcctaaaacattctctgtaaatTTCAATAAAGCTGCTTCTGAGGCATCTCCATTGACTgttttctgcacaaaaaaagtgaaaacaaataaataccaaacttttttcaatgggagttgtATCAAAATAAGATGAACTGACCATATAGAGGCTGTTTCATGAAGGGAACCCCTTTCTAAATGTAAGCCGGCCAGCGATCAGTGGATCGCCACGGGTCTAGCTTCTCTAACCCCCAGTAAACAGCTGTCTTTGCCTGGGAAGCAGCTGCTAGCCAAAAATTTCTCCTGCATCTGCCATGTAATGCATGAATGGGCCAAGTCCGCTAGAACGGGTGTGACTCTCTGTTCTGCCTCACAGAGAGGGTTCCAAATGGGGGTGATGACGTACACAATTACTAATAGGGCATGTGGACAGAGGTTTTTTTtcgtgagaca is part of the Rhinoderma darwinii isolate aRhiDar2 chromosome 10, aRhiDar2.hap1, whole genome shotgun sequence genome and harbors:
- the LOC142661559 gene encoding potassium-transporting ATPase alpha chain 2-like — translated: MSSQEQCEVYTIPMDEKLEKEKTKDKIFSGFKGKKAKKVENLKKELEIIDHKLSIDELENKFSVDIKEGLSTATAEELLARDGPNKLTPPKGTPEIVKFLMLMAGGFSIVFWIAAALCFLAYGLQVAQDPTVSKDNLWLAIILIAVVVMTALFAYYQEAKSTNIMAGFKNMVPQQALVLRDGKRIEMLAENLVTGDIVYIKGGDKIPADLRLLESHGCKVDNSSLTGESEAQPRGVDCTDDNPLETKNLGFYSTTCLEGAACGLVINTGDRTVIGRIASLASQVGNQKTPIALEIEHFVHLISGLAVAVGVLFFIISVSMGYSALNAVIFCIGIVVAYVPEGLLATVTVCLSLTAKRMAKKNCLVKNLEAVETLGSTSVICSDKTGTLTQNRMTVAHMWFDSVIQNADTSEDQTGEMFDQSSPSWQALGRIATLCNRAEFSSDQEDVPISKKTVNGDASEAALLKFTENVLGNVMDIRKRNEKVLEIPFNSSNKYQVSIHIPEDPVEKGYLLVMKGAPERILDRCSTIMIGGEELPLDSEMKEDFQIAYMALGSLGERVLGFCQLMLPASDYGPGYPFDPESGNFPLDKLCFVGLISMIDPPRSSVPDAVMKCRSSGIKIIMVTGDHPITAKAIAKSVGIISSSSETVEDMAQRLEIPVERVNPRDAHAIVVNGSEIIDMNSDELDDILKNHTEIVFARTSPQQKLLIVEGCQRLGAIVAVTGDGVNDSPALKKADIGVAMGIAGSDAAKHAADMILLDDNFASIVTGVEEGRLIFDNLKKSISYTVTKNIPEMIPFIVYVIISCPLPIGTITILFIELGTDIIPSIALAYEKAENDIMTRKPRNPYKDRLVNMQLLSYSYFHIAAMESFAGFVNYFTVMAEQGFLPARTIGLRVNWEDKNINELEDSYGQEWTFTQRLNQEWYCYSAFFISIVVCQMMNTLIRKTRRNTLLTRHFFRNKVIFLGVLSQVAIALILCYVPGLNVALHFMPLRVQYWFVAIQYTFLILFYDEIRKLLMRKFPGGWIDKELYY